The genomic segment CCGCTCATGTTCCTTGTACAACAATTATCTGCAAAGACCATGCAAAAAAAATTCCAAATATATTTTGAACGAGAAATGCAGATGAGGGAAGATATGATGGAATATGTAAAAAATATTGCCGTCATAAAGGCCTTTGCAAAAGAAGAGTGTTTTAGCGGTAGGACTTTGGATTCTGCACGCTCTTATGTGCAAGATGTAAAAAAGAGTATGGGTGCCGTTACGGGTCCGATGGTGCTTATCGATATTTTTATGGAAGCCGGAGCGGTATCGGTTATGATGTTAGGAAGTATACTGCTCTTACATAACAATATTCCTACCGCTCAGTTTATACTGTCCGTTATCTTATCTTCGGTGTTTGTGTCAGCAATAAGTAAAACCGCAACCCTCCATCATTTTTCCATCGTGTTTACTGAAAAGCTCAAAAGCATAGCGGTGATTCTCTGTGCGCCTCTTGTAAAAGAAAAGATCAGCGAAAAACTGAAAACGGGAGATATAGAATGCAAGAACGTACATTTTAAGTATGAAAAAGACGGCTTTGCGTTAAAAGATATTACGGTACAGTGTAAAGAAAACACTTTAAATGCTCTTGTCGGGCCGAGCGGCTGCGGTAAAAGCACGCTTGCGAATCTTATCATGGGTTTTTGGGATGTTGATTCAGGTGTGCTCACAATTTCGGGCAAAGATATTTCACGCTATGATACGGACAGCATTTCCGCTCTTATCGGAAGTGTTCAGCAGGAAGTGATCCTTTTTAATATGAGCATCTTTGAAAATATCGCGATCGGTAAGGCAGGTGCTTCCCAAGCGGAAGTAATAGAAGCCGCTCAAAAAGCACGATGTCATGATTTTATTTTCGCCCTACCTCACGGCTACAACACAAGGGTCGGAGAGATGGGGGTAAAACTTTCGGGAGGAGAAAAGCAAAGAATATCCATTGCTCGGATGATTCTTAAAAATGCTCCAATTCTTATTTTAGATGAAGCGATGGCTGCCGTAGACAGCGAAAACGAAAAACTCATAAACGAGGCGATCGAAGAATTAAGAAAAAATAAAACGGTTATCACGATTGCGCATCACCTGAACACCGTACAAAACGCGGACAAAATAATCGTTATGGATAAAGGCCGCATACTGGATTCCGGCACACATGAAGAATTGATTTCGCGATGCACCTTTTATAAAGAAATGGTCGAAGCCCAAAACAAAGTAGACAACTGGCGGGTGGGGTAATTTGTAATTTGTAATGGGTAATGGGTAATGGGTAATTAGGCCGGTATCAATTAGCAATTAAATAAGAACAGAAATATTCGAAAGCGCGAGAATTCGACAGTTCCTAAATTTGATAATTTACTCACTGCCGAATTGAGGAGAAATTATGGCGGATAAACAAGTTGGAGCGGCGTATGTTTTTACACTGGCTAAGGCGGAGCGGGGAAAATTAGCTGCGGGTATGGTACTTGCAGCGATCAGCTCGGTGTTGTCGTTGATTCCGTACATTGCGGTGTACCGGATTTTGGAAATGATTATTGCTCGGTCGATGAGTGCGGAAGCGCTTTTACATTGGGCTGTTATGTGTGTTGCAGCAGCAGCGGTACAGGCAGTGTTGATGTCGATTGCGGGAATTTGTTCGCACACGGCGGCATTTAATACGATGCATACGGTAAAGATAAAAGTCTTGCAACATATCTCGTATCTGAATGCAGGCTTTTTTCAAAAAAATGCAGCGGGTAAAATCAAGACAATCCTGTTCGATGACATCGATAGAGTGGAAGCTTTTTTAGCGCACAGCACTTTGGAACTCACGCAGGCGGCGGTTGTTCCCCTTGCGATGTTTGTATTTATGCTGCATCTCCATTGGCTTATGGCATTGGTTATGCTTGTTCCTATGGTGCTCGGTATTGCCGTTCCAATGATGATGATAGCGGCAAGTAATTTTTCGGGATTGGCGAACGATTTTGCAAAGGATATGGAAGCCTTGAATGCATCGGCTACGGAATATATTTCTGCAATGCCGGTGATGAAGATGTACCGCGTAACAGCCGAAAAATTTCAACAGTATAAAACCGCTTTACAGACGTATACCGTTTGCTGGAAAAAGATGTGCACCGCTTCGTGTAATCCGCTTTCGGCAGCATCGGTTATCTTGGATTCGGCAATCTTATTCACTCTGCCGACAGGAGGGTTCCTTTATGTAAGAGGCTCGCTGTCCGTTTCTTCTTTTTTGATTTTTATTCTTTTGACGGTGTGCTTTTATACATCGTTTTTAAATTCGGTTACGATTGCTATGCAGTCGATGGAACTCGGCGGCGGACTTGCAGCGGTAAAAAAAATTTTGGAAGAGCCGCAGATGAAAAGCGGAACAAAAACGCTTCCGCTAAACGGCCGTTATGATGTCCGGTTTGACGGTGTTTCATTTTCGTATGGAGAAGACGGACGGAACGCTTTAAATGATGTTTCGCTATGTGTAAAGGCGGGAACCGTCAACGCCTTTGTCGGAGCTTCCGGTGCAGGCAAAACCACCGCCGCCCAGCTTATCGGACGATATTGGGATAGCTCTGCGGGCACTATTTCTATCGGCGGTATTCCCGTTACGGAACTGCAAACAGAGAACCTTATAGCGCTTACCTCGTTTGTATTTCAAGATGTGTTTTTATTGGAAGACACGCTGCTCGAAAATATCCGCATGGGAAGTGCCGCTTCTTTGGAGGAAGTACGCAAGGCAGCACAGGCAGCTCAAATTGACGATTTTATTATGAGTTTACCCGACGGTTATGAAACGAAAATCGGCACAGAGGGTGTAAAGGTTTCAGGCGGAGAGCGGCAGCGGATTTCTATTGCGCGTGCGTTAGTTAAAAATGCGCCTATCCTCATTTTTGATGAAGCAACTTCATATTCGGACATTCAAAATGAACATAAGATCCAAGTCGCATTGCAAAATTTGCTCAAAGGAAAAACGGTCATTATGATTGCGCACCGTCTGCACACGATAAAAAATGCGGATACTATTTTTGTCTTTGAAAAAGGCAGCATCGCTGAACAAGGTAGCCATACTGAACTGATGAATAAAAACGGTTTGTATGCACAGATGCAGCGCACGTATATATCCGCTCTCAACCACGGTAGTATAAATGTAAAGGAGGAAAACTGATATGTTAAAACTGATTGCACATATATTAAAAGAAAAACGGAAAGAATTAAGGCTGCCGATTATTTTAATGTCGCTTGATTCTGTGGGCGGTATGCTCTTATACATTATGCTCTATTTTACGGTGGTCGGATTAGTACGTAATACATTGACCGGAGAAATTATCATTACCTATTCGCTGATTTGTTTGGGAGCGGTGGTATTCCGTTTAATTATTTACCGCACGGGTTACTATCTCTGCTTTGCTCGCGGTGCGGAAGTATGTGCGCAAATGCGGCTCGATTTGGCAAATCACTATCGCGCGTTAAGCCTCGGCTATTTTAACCGGCACAGTTCAGGTGCTCTTTTGGAAACCCTTGTAAAAGATATTACCAATTTTGAACTGATCATTACGCATACGCTTCCCGCACTGGTAAAAACCGCGGTAACGGCAGCGCTGATTTTAATCGGTATGTATTATATCGATGTTCCCTTGGCGATAGCGCAAACGGCAGCTCTCCTTGTGCTTGTTCCGTTTTTGCACTGGGGAAACAGCTTGGCGGAATATTTCGGAAATGAAAAGCATCGACTCACCGCTCGTATGATTTCCATTGTGCTGGAATACATTAAAGGAATAAAAGTGTTTAAGGCGTATAATCTAACCGGAGAAAAATTTGACAGAATGCTGTACTCGTTGGAAACGGTAAGGAAAACCAATATCAAAGCGGAAATAAAACTTTCGCTGCCTGCTGCCGTCTATTTTATAGCAGCTCATTTTTTACTACCGCTTGCTCTTTTATCTTCGGTATATATTCTGAAGAGCGGATCGGTCAGCCCCGAAAAACTCACCGCTTTTATGTTGATGAGCCTTGCGCTTTCGGGAGTATTAATTTCATTTGAACACGCATACGGTTTACTAAAAGGTTTAAAGCCTGCGGCGGAACATGTGCAGAAAGCGTATACGGCTCAGCCCCTACCGTGCGTACAAACTGCCGGAACTGCAAAGGTAAATACCGGCACAACGGTGGGAGAAACAAGGCAGGAACAAAGTCAGCCTTTTGACGTTTCCTTTGAGGATGTTTCATTTTCTTATCGAGAACCGTTCCATACGTTTCAAAACCAAAGCGGTGAAGCTAATGCCGAACGGAAAACAGACGGTGCAAAACAAACAGCGGTATTGCATTCCATTTCTTTTGAGGCAAAGCAGGGAACGGTAACTGCTCTCATCGGCCCGTCAGGTTCAGGCAAAACCACGATTGCCAATTTAATAGCCCGCTTTTGGGATCCGCAAAAAGGTACGGTTAAAATCGGCGGAAAGGATATAAAAGAAACAGAACCCGATACGCTTTTGCAGTCCGTCAGTGCGGTGTTTCAAGACAGCATTTTACTATCGGACACCATTTACAATAATATTAAAATCGGAAAGCCCGATGCTTCGGAATCGGAGGTTATCGCTGCGGCACAGGCGGCTCAATGTCATGAGTTTATCAGCGAGTTGCCTGACAGATATAACACCCTGCTTGCGGAAGGCGGGGCTGCTCTTTCAGGCGGCGAAAGACAGCGCATTGCTATTGCCCGTGCTCTTTTAAAAAATGCGCCCATCGTGCTTTTAGACGAATCGACTGCCTCACTCGATGCCGACAACGAATGGAAAATCAACGCCGCCTTGGATACGCTTATGCAGGGTAAAACCGTCTTTGTCATCGCTCATCGGCTGAACACCATTCGTAATGCAGATCAAATCATCGTATTGAAAAACGGCCGCATCGAAGAAAAAGGGACTCATACGGAACTTATGCAAAAGCGCGGCACCTACTTTGAAATGATACAAGAACAACAAAAAGCCGCCGGATGGGAAGTCTCGGGGAATTAATTCCTAATTAACAATTAAATTGAGGAGAAATGTTGAAACATTTTACATAAGTGCTCGGTGTTTCAACGTCGAGTTTCGTACTTCTGTCACGGATAGCGGTGATTAAAGCTCTATCGAGTTTTTGCGTAAGCAAAAATACTCGAAGATGAAAAATGTACACGGATGTATATTTTTCATTGAAACATCGCTGTATTATATGCGCTTTCTCATTGCATTACGAAAGCGTGAGAATTCGACAGTTCCTAAATTTGATAATTTACTCACTGCCGAATTGAGGAGAAATTATGGCGGATAAACAAGTAGGAGCGGCGTATGCATTATGCAAACTACAAGCATAGGATAACCGGCTTATTAAAGTATAACCTCAAAGCTTTGCCGTCAGCGGGTTCTTAGGGCGGCAGCCCTAAGCGGTTCTTTTGAAGATAGGAGGGGTTATAGGGGAGGCAACCACCAACGAAGTTTCGAGGTCAAGAAATCTTTTATCCGAAAAAGTGTCTTTCCTCCCCTAAAAAGGAGTTTTTATGCATAAAGAATTATTTGCATTTTTGAGTAAGAGAGGAAAAATCGATGTATGTATTTCTTCTCTGTTTTTTACCTTGTACGGATTGAGCTCCGTGGGGATGTTGCTTACGGTGTTTTCGATATTGTTTAAGATTGCTGCCGGGATTGATGTGCAGGGGCTCTACGGGACTTTTGCAATGCTGATAGGCTTGGTCGTTTTTAAGGGACTTTGCAATATGATTGCCGACTTAAAAAAGCACGGAGCCGGCTTTGATGTAGTGCAGCAAATACGGGAGCGGATGATTGTAAAATTAAAGCTGTTTAGTTTGGGATTTTATACGAATGAACGGCTGGGAGAATTAAATACAATTCTTCATAAAGATGTGGACAATATGTCGATGGTGGTAGGGCACATGTGGCCGCGGATGTTCGGTGATTTTCTTATTGCTTTTACGGTATTTATAGGTCTTTGCTTTATCAACCTTAGTGCAGCCCTTGTTATGGCCGCGTCGATTCCGCTTTCGCTTGCCTATCTTTTTTACACAATTAAGGGAGCACAAAAAACGGAACATAACAATAATTCCGCCCTTGCCGACATGGTGAGTTTATTTGTCGAATATGTACGCGGTATTCCGGTGCTCAAAAGTTTTTCGCATAATAAAAGTCTGGATAATGAGCTTTTTGAAAAGACAAAAAAATTCGGAGAAACAAGTAAGGCTGCTTCCCGTTTTAAGGCAAGACAGCTTTCGGTCTTTTCGTTTTTAATCGATGCAGGGTATTTTGTTCTTTTTATTTATTCAGGTCTTGCCGCATTACGCGGAAGCATTGATGTGCTCAGCTTTATGATTATCGCAGTCATTTCAAAAGAATTTTATAAACCTTTTGCAGCTCTGGAAACGCACTATATGTATTATGTGTCTGCCGTAGACAGCTATCACCGCTTGGGAAAAATTCTTCATGCCGAGGTAATAGCCGATAAAACAGACGGAGTTACTCCTGCACAAAACGATATTGTTTTTAAAGATGTAGCATTTTCCTATGCACAAGATGAGTTCAAAATGAATGGAGTAACTTTTTCCGTTCCGGAAAAAACGATGACCGCGCTTGTAGGAGAATCGGGAAGCGGTAAGACGACGGTTACGAATTTGCTGTTGCGCTTTTACGATGTGCAAGGCGGAAGTATTACACTCGGCGGTACCGATATTCGGGATATTCCCTACGATGAGCTTTTGGATCGCATCAGCATCGTTATGCAAAATGTTCAGCTTTTCGATAACACCATCGAAGAAAATATCCGAGTAGGTAAAAAAGGGGCAACAAAAGAAGAAATCATCAAAGCTGCAAAAAAGGCAAGGATACATGATTTTATTATGAGCTTGCCGAAAGGCTATGAAACGGATATTGGAGAAAACGGTGGTCTCTTATCCGGCGGACAAAGACAGCGGATTTCCATTGCACGAGCATTTTTAAAAGACGCTCCGATTTTAATCCTTGATGAAATGACCAGTAATGTCGATCCCGTAAATGAGTCTTTAATACAGGATGCCATTACAGAACTTGCAAAAAACAGAACGGTTCTGGTCATTGCGCATCATCTAAAAACTATTCAACAAGCAGATCAAATCCTTGTGTTTCAAAAAGGCTGTCTTATCGAAAAAGGAAAACACGATGAACTTTTGGAAAAGGACGCTTACTATGCTCGGCTTTGGAAAGCACAATACGGGAGCGGAATGTGCTCTCGCTAAAAGATATTTCGTATAAAACAAGGACAGGTCTTCTCATTCTCGACAATATAAACCTCGAAATAAAAAAAGGAGAATTTGTTGTCATTACCGGAAAAAGCGGAAGCGGGAAGAGCACACTCGGCTCTGTTATCAACGGCCTTATCTCGCATTACTATGACGGAGTATTAACGGGCGAAGCTTATCTAAACGGAAAAGATATACGCACTATGGAGCTTTCACAAATAGGCTGCATAGTAGGCTGTGTATTCCAAGACCCGCGAAGTCAGTTTTTTATGACCGATCCTTTTAGTGAAGCGGCATTCGGTTGCAGCAATATGCTTTTGAACAGGGAAGAAATACTGAAAAGGGTAGACAGCAGTTTGAAGCTGCTTGGAATAAATCATCTAAAAGAGAAGAGTATCTTTAAACTTTCAAGCGGTGAAAAACAAAAACTGGCTATCGCGTCATGCTATGCGATGTCGCCTGACATTTTTTTGTTCGATGAACCTACGGCTAATCTGGATATTCATTCCATCTTTGATTTGGAAAACATATTACGGAGCTTAAAAGAAGAAGGAAAAACCATTATCGTTTTTGAGCACAGATTATTTTATCTTTCAGCCTTATGCAGCCGTATGCTCGTTATGGATAAGGGAAGAATTACGGGCGAATACTCAAAAGATGAATTTCTTGAGCTGCAAAAAAACAATAAAAATATTCGCCCCATATATTTGGGAAATCTCGATACGGTTCATTCTAAAAGTATTATCGATAAAACCACCCCATTGTTTGAAATAAAAAACATTTCATATTCACATTCAAAACAGGAAAAAACGGATGTGCTTAAAGACATATCGATAAGAGCTTATGAAAAAGAAGTTATCGGCATTATCGGTGAAAACGGAGCGGGTAAAACAACTCTCGCTAAATTGTGCACAGGCTTATTAAAAGAAAAAAGCGGAAGCGTTTTGATTAAAGGAGAAAAGTCGAGCTATAAGAAAAGGACGGGAAGTATATATTTTGTCATGCAGGACTCCGACTATCAACTTTTCGGTAATACCGTAGAGGATGAATTGGATATAGGAAAAAAAGGCGGCGGTTTGAGCGGTACGGAAAAAGAAACCGTTTTATCGGATTTTGAAATTCTTGATTTAAAAGAACGGCATCCTCTTGCCCTCTCAAGAGGTCAAAAGCAACGGCTCACCATTGCAGCAGCTTTTTGCAATAACAGTAAGATACTTTTTTTGGATGAACCGACAAGCGGTTTGGATAAACATTCTATGGATTTGGTTTCTAAAAGTATTCTCACTGCGGCAAATGCAGGTAGGCTTATATTTGTAATATCGCATGATTATGAATTTTTACTGTCTGTCTGCAACAGAATTATTTATTTAAAAAGCGGAATGGTTCACGCTGATTTCAATTTAAATAATGATACCAAGAAAATACTCTGGGAGTTTTTAAGTAAAAAAGAGGAAATGTGAAGTGAATACAAAAAGAAAAGCGGATCCGAGGACGGTACTCGGCATTGTATTTATTTTTATCTCGTTTGGTCTTGCCGTCAATAAGCCTCTCCCCTCACATGTTTTACTTATTATTTGTAATTTCTATTTATGGGATGTACGCGCTTATCGTGAGTCCGTTTTATATAGCGGAATGTATAGTATCATTGCCGTGTCGATGTTTTATATTCATTATATTCCGAATTCGACAATTGCTCTCATGATTGTATCTTTAAGTTATTTTATTCAAAAATTCGTTATTGCGGTTATGATGATTATATTCTTGAAAAAGAAAACTTCTATGCCCTCTATTATATCGGCTATGCAGACGATGAAATTTCCAAACGTAATAGCAATTCCCTTAATCGTTGTATTTAGGTATCTCCCGTCCTTAAAAGAAGATTACGGCTGTTTAAAAGACAGTTTAAAAATAAGAGGAATTTCTATTTCGGGCTTACGGTTTTTAATTCATCCCATTCGTTCTTTAGAACTTATAATTGTTCCGATTTTATTTAGAAGTCTTCGCATAGCTGAGGAACTTTCCACATCGGTTTTGCTGAGAGGAATTGAAAATTATAAAAACAGAACAAATATCTATCCGCTCAAATTTACGAAAACGGATTTTGTATACGGATTATGTACGGCTATTGCTGTGGGTACGGTATCGTACTTACAGTTTAGTAATATTTTTTAAGGAGATATGATAAACAGCTCAACAGAAATTCTGTTTCGCTGTTTATCTTCGAGTTTGCCAAAGGCAAACATCGTATTATTGTATGCAGCTTTGCATGTGCAAAGCTGCTTGAAAAAACTTTTTTCGCAAATTAATATTTGCTGCAAAAAGTTTTTATAGGAGAATATAAACTATGGAAACAAAGACAAACAAATTGAATGCACGGGATTTTATTTTTATCGGAATCTTCGCTGCGGTTGCACTATTAATTTTCTTTATTACGGGAGCACTCGCTGCATTAACGCTTTTCGGAACGATAGCCAATATCCCGATTACGCTGTTTTTTGTATCGATAGCATTTATGCTGGCGGCATCAAAGGTAAGAAAAACGGGCGTCTTTTTTATTATGGGGATAATTATCGTTTTACCGGGATTTATGGCGGCAAACGGAATAGGTGTCGGCCTTTCAATTATCGGCTGGTTCATTGCGGAGACTCTTGCGTCAATGATGAAGTACAAGGATAAAAAAGCAATCATACTGCCCTATGTGCTTGGCTCCACATTGCAGACAGCCTTGTTCACCCTGCCTATGTATCTTTCGCATGGAGAATACTTTGTGCAGAGGAAAGAAATTTTACATTTAACAGATGAGACATTACAGCACTATTTACAAGTGGTAGGTTCCTGGGAGATGTATGGTGCGATGGTAGCTTTAACGATTATAACAAGTCTGCTGGGGGCATGTATCTCTATGCGGATATTAAAAAAGCATTTTGAAAAAGCGGGGGTTATTTAAAAAGTAATATTTTAATTGTTTAGGTATGAGTAATCTCTAAAAAACCGCAACCCCCATTTGCTTGTTCTGTAAGGAATGATTATTATAGGCAACCTCTAAAAAACGAAGTTTTTAGAGGTTCCTTGAATATCCCACAGCCGCCGGTATAGTCCCTCTTGAGCAATCAGCTCTGTATGAGAGCCGCGCTGACTGATTGTTCCATTTTCCAGCACGAGAATCTGATCGGCGTTTTGTATACTAGAAAGTTTGTGCGCAATCATAATCACCGTTTTGTTTTTTAAAAGTTCCTGTAAAGCCGTCTGAATCAACTGCTCATTTTCCGCATCGACATTTGCCGTTACCTCATCCAAGAGGATAATCGGTGCATCCTTGAGAAGCGCCCGTGCAATGGAAATACGCTGCTTTTCTCCGCCGGAAAGCCGTGCCCCCGCCTCACCGATAACCGTGTTGTAGCCATCTTCCATCGCTTCAATAAATTCCGCACATCCTGCACGCCGTGCTGCTTCACAGACTTCTTCAATTGTTGCATCAAGCCGTCCGATACGGATATTGTTCAGCACGGTATCATTAAACAAAAATACATCCTGAAATACAAAACTGATATTCTTTAACAAGTGTTCGTACGAGAGCGTTTTTACCGCCTTGCCGCCGATGCTGATCTCCCCATGCCCGGGCAGGATATCCCAAAAGCGCGCAATCAAATTCGTAATCGTTGTTTTGCCGCTCCCCGAAAGTCCGACAAGAGCCGTCGTCGTTCCCTTCGGTACGCAAAAACTAACGTCCCGCAATACCGGCGTTTTATTGTATGCAAAATTCACATGCTCAAAACAAATATCGTACCGCTCAAGTTTTTCCGTGCCGGAAATATCTTCTAATTTAGGAATCGTCTTAATTTGATTCATCCGGTCGATGGACTGCTGCGTCATCTTTGCAAAGATACTGAATATCCCCATCGCTTCGGCGCCGGTAAAAAGACTGAACGAGGCAAGCATCAATAAAAAGGCTTGCGGAAATATGAAGTCCTTGTGCAATAGAAACAGTCCGGAAAGAAATACAATTCCCGTCGTAATCAGCCGAAAACATAATTGATACATGCCCATCGGTGGGATATGAACAAATTCTCCTCGTACGGAAAATGCGCGCAATCTTTCATAAGCGTCTTGTGTTTTAGAAAATTGTTTTTCCGTCATATTGTAGGATTTCAATACAGGAAGTCCCTTGATAAATTCAATCGTATCTTCCGTTACCTGCCCGATCAATTTTTGTCGGTTTAGCTTGAGCGCATCCTGCCGTGTTGCAAGATATCGGTAGGCAAACCATGTCGGGATGAGCAAGACAAGCACGAGCAAAAAAATACGGTAATCAAATGAGAGGCAGATCATAAGCGCGATGATAAATACCGGAATGCCGACTGCAACTTTTTCAATGACACCTATGCCTTCTATTTCCAAAAACGCTGCGTCCGAGGTAATCGTCGAAACCACATCGCCCAAATTCTTTTCGTTAAAAAAACCGAGCGGCACCTTCCGCAATTCCTTCCCCAACGTTTTGCGCTCTTCCGCCATACACTTATACCCCGCGCCCGACCGCAGACACGAAACAAGGTAACGCAATATGATGCGAGCAAGAATACTCGCCAACATAATCAGCGAATACCGGATCATTACCGGCATCGTCAAAGCCTCCGCAACATCAGGATTAAATTCCGGCATCCGCGCAGTAATATGAAACGCTGCCAGCAAAGGAACCACAATCAGCCAGCCGTCAAAAAAGCTCAACACAAGCGAAGCATACAGCTCTCTTTTTTGCCCGCTCATCAACTTGATAAAATCCCGCACCGTTTTTAACATACCGACTCCCCCATTACCCTTTCCAGCTTCCAGTTCCGGCTCTGCACCTGCGTACTCCACAGCTTTGCATACAGCGGTGATTGCTTCAACAGTTCGCCGTGTGTTCCCGTTGCAGCAACCGTTCCGTTATTCATCACGATAATTTGATCACAGCCGGTAACTGTTGATAACCGGTGTACAATTACAATGAGCGTTTTGTCTTTGCACAATTCTTCAAGCGACTTTTGAATTTTGTGCTGATTTTCCATATCAGCATAAGCGGTTGCTTCGTCAAGAATCAGTATCGGTGCGTTTCGCAACAGAGCACGTGCAATAATAATCCGCTGCCGCTGACCTCCCGACAATTTTGCACCATCATCTCCCGCACTTGTGTTGTAGCCATTTTCAAACGCAATGATAAACTCATGGCAATATGCTTTTTTCGCCGCTTCAATGACTTCCTCATCGGACGCATCGGGCTTACCAAGCCGTATGTTTTCCATAATCGTCATGTTGAATAAAAAGGTGTCCTGCGTTACATAGTTGACCCGCTGCATCAACTGATCCAAAGATAAATCTCGATAGGCAACACCGCCTATTGTTATACTTCCTTCCTGTACATCCCAAAAGCGTGCAATAAGATTAGCGACGGTTGTTTTACCGGAACCTGAATGCCCGACAATCGCCGTCTTTGTTTTTTCAGGGAACACAAGTGAAATATCATGCAGCACATGGACATCG from the Treponema medium genome contains:
- a CDS encoding ABC transporter ATP-binding protein, with amino-acid sequence MLKTVRDFIKLMSGQKRELYASLVLSFFDGWLIVVPLLAAFHITARMPEFNPDVAEALTMPVMIRYSLIMLASILARIILRYLVSCLRSGAGYKCMAEERKTLGKELRKVPLGFFNEKNLGDVVSTITSDAAFLEIEGIGVIEKVAVGIPVFIIALMICLSFDYRIFLLVLVLLIPTWFAYRYLATRQDALKLNRQKLIGQVTEDTIEFIKGLPVLKSYNMTEKQFSKTQDAYERLRAFSVRGEFVHIPPMGMYQLCFRLITTGIVFLSGLFLLHKDFIFPQAFLLMLASFSLFTGAEAMGIFSIFAKMTQQSIDRMNQIKTIPKLEDISGTEKLERYDICFEHVNFAYNKTPVLRDVSFCVPKGTTTALVGLSGSGKTTITNLIARFWDILPGHGEISIGGKAVKTLSYEHLLKNISFVFQDVFLFNDTVLNNIRIGRLDATIEEVCEAARRAGCAEFIEAMEDGYNTVIGEAGARLSGGEKQRISIARALLKDAPIILLDEVTANVDAENEQLIQTALQELLKNKTVIMIAHKLSSIQNADQILVLENGTISQRGSHTELIAQEGLYRRLWDIQGTSKNFVF
- a CDS encoding energy-coupling factor transporter transmembrane component T family protein — its product is MNTKRKADPRTVLGIVFIFISFGLAVNKPLPSHVLLIICNFYLWDVRAYRESVLYSGMYSIIAVSMFYIHYIPNSTIALMIVSLSYFIQKFVIAVMMIIFLKKKTSMPSIISAMQTMKFPNVIAIPLIVVFRYLPSLKEDYGCLKDSLKIRGISISGLRFLIHPIRSLELIIVPILFRSLRIAEELSTSVLLRGIENYKNRTNIYPLKFTKTDFVYGLCTAIAVGTVSYLQFSNIF
- a CDS encoding MptD family putative ECF transporter S component encodes the protein METKTNKLNARDFIFIGIFAAVALLIFFITGALAALTLFGTIANIPITLFFVSIAFMLAASKVRKTGVFFIMGIIIVLPGFMAANGIGVGLSIIGWFIAETLASMMKYKDKKAIILPYVLGSTLQTALFTLPMYLSHGEYFVQRKEILHLTDETLQHYLQVVGSWEMYGAMVALTIITSLLGACISMRILKKHFEKAGVI